The Setaria viridis chromosome 6, Setaria_viridis_v4.0, whole genome shotgun sequence genome contains a region encoding:
- the LOC117860742 gene encoding F-box protein SKIP19-like has product MPSRGIGGRGRSRRARRRREEAAAEPRDWADGLGPDLLLEILGRLDHADILMSADRVCWAWRRAAREEPTLWRRVVMRGGGGGGLDGISRRLNRCGAACEAVRRGAGLCEAVSVEYAADDGFLIYLSEMAPKLKSLRLICCNDVTEEGFTEAVQELPLLEELELSLCDNVGCSVDCYELVADKCIQLKHFRLSRHDSKVGQAWWQNKDVPAIASMHRLRSLQLFGNTLSSNGLETILDNCPQLESLDIRRCANVKMDGALLAKCSKIKKIRLPGDSIDDYDLRDRSKVRSPVMRRGNHRVVQPFRGNYHHYFNRDEFFPRLSR; this is encoded by the exons gaggGACTGGGCCGACGGCCTCGGGCCAGACCTGCTCCTGGAGATCCTTGGCCGGCTCGACCACGCCGACATCCTGATGTCCGCCGACCGCGTGTGCTGGGCCTGGCGCCGCGCTGCGCGGGAGGAGCCCACGCTGTGGCGCCGCGTCGTcatgcgcggcggcggcggcggcggcctcgacggGATATCGCGCAGGCTCAACCGCTGCGGCGCGGCATGCGAGGCCGTTCGGCGCGGCGCAGGGCTGTGCGAGGCCGTCAGCGTCGAGTACGCCGCCGATGACGGCTTCCTCATCTACCTCAGCGAGAT GGCCCCCAAATTGAAGAGCCTTCGTCTCATTTGTTGCAATGATGTAACAGAGGAAGGATTTACAGAGGCAGTGCAGGAGCTCCCTCTGCTCGAGGAACTCGAGCTATCACTATGCGACAATGTTGGCTGCTCTGTGGATTGTTATGAGCTTGTTGCTGATAAATGCATACAGCTCAAGCACTTCAGACTGAGCAGACATGATTCTAAAGTTGGACAAGCGTGGTGGCAGAACAAGGATGTGCCCGCGATTGCATCTATGCACCGGTTACGCTCCCTGCAGCTTTTCGGCAATACTCTCTCAAGCAATGGTCTAGAAACCATCTTGGATAACTGTCCCCAACTGGAGTCCCTTGACATACGCCGCTGTGCCAACGTGAAAATGGATGGGGCTCTGCTTGCCAAGTGCTCCAAGATCAAGAAAATAAGGCTTCCTGGTGACTCAATTGATGACTATGACCTCAGGGACCGCAGCAAAGTTCGTAGCCCTGTCATGCGACGTGGTAACCATAGGGTAGTACAGCCTTTTAGAGGCAATTATCACCACTACTTTAACCGTGATGAATTTTTCCCGCGCCTTTCAAGATGA